The Croceicoccus marinus genome contains a region encoding:
- the rsmH gene encoding 16S rRNA (cytosine(1402)-N(4))-methyltransferase RsmH, translated as MTAPHTPVLLEEVLAALSPRVGDVIIDATFGAGGYTRALLDAGAIVHGFDRDPTAIEAVHRNAVAWPELAGDDPRLILHPRRFSEMTDAMAAAGVSRVDGVVMDIGVSSMQLDQAERGFAFSLDGPLDMRMSREGESAADFVNTADEGAIADVLYQYGEERQSRRVARAIVAARPLETTGQLAQVVRKALGYKPHMPKDPATRSFQAIRIHVNGELDELAAGLGAAEDLLREGGRLAVVTFHSLEDRMVKRFLRDASNSGAAPSRHLPDQRSSGQAAFEKPMRAVRATDAEIARNPRSRSAVLRAAVRTSASARPESERVFA; from the coding sequence GTGACCGCTCCGCACACGCCCGTCCTTCTCGAAGAGGTTCTCGCCGCGCTCTCCCCTCGGGTCGGCGACGTGATCATCGACGCCACTTTCGGTGCCGGTGGTTACACCCGCGCCCTGCTGGATGCAGGCGCCATCGTGCACGGCTTTGATCGCGACCCCACTGCGATCGAAGCCGTTCACAGGAATGCCGTCGCCTGGCCCGAACTGGCCGGCGATGACCCGCGCCTGATCCTGCACCCGCGCCGCTTTTCCGAGATGACCGACGCCATGGCCGCTGCGGGCGTGTCCCGCGTCGACGGGGTGGTCATGGATATCGGCGTGTCGTCGATGCAGCTCGACCAGGCGGAGCGCGGATTTGCCTTTTCGCTCGACGGACCGCTCGACATGCGGATGAGCCGCGAGGGCGAGAGCGCCGCCGATTTCGTCAACACCGCCGACGAAGGCGCCATCGCCGACGTGCTTTATCAATATGGTGAAGAACGTCAGTCGCGCCGCGTCGCCCGCGCCATCGTCGCGGCCCGCCCGCTGGAGACGACCGGCCAGCTGGCGCAGGTCGTGCGCAAGGCGCTGGGTTACAAGCCGCACATGCCCAAGGATCCCGCGACCCGCAGCTTCCAGGCGATCCGCATCCACGTGAACGGCGAGCTGGACGAGCTGGCCGCGGGCCTCGGCGCGGCGGAGGATCTGCTGCGCGAAGGCGGGCGCCTGGCGGTCGTGACTTTCCACAGTCTTGAAGACCGCATGGTAAAGCGTTTCCTGCGCGATGCGTCTAATAGCGGTGCCGCGCCCTCGCGCCATCTGCCCGATCAGCGGTCGTCCGGACAGGCCGCCTTCGAAAAGCCGATGCGTGCCGTGCGTGCCACCGATGCCGAAATCGCGCGCAATCCGCGCTCCCGTTCTGCTGTGCTGCGCGCCGCCGTGCGCACGTCTGCTTCCGCTCGTCCCGAATCCGAAAGGGTCTTCGCATGA
- a CDS encoding division/cell wall cluster transcriptional repressor MraZ — MASRPFIYRGQGFSLRGEKGRFVLPPSFRKVIRESSEDQRVLCVAKHDRFDCLTGFGLSRLDRLEEELDREEDRAYQAGRAFDRDTRSAQLFGFQEVPFDDSGRFILPDFMVELGGLDDQLFFQGGGAFFTIWNPEKLFAMGSEWDAAKAACRAMMADAAKPAKGRGRK; from the coding sequence GTGGCTTCAAGGCCATTCATTTACAGGGGACAGGGCTTTTCGCTTCGCGGCGAAAAAGGCCGGTTCGTCCTGCCGCCCAGCTTCCGCAAGGTGATCCGCGAAAGTTCCGAAGACCAGCGCGTGCTCTGCGTCGCCAAGCATGACCGTTTCGACTGCTTGACCGGCTTCGGCCTCTCCCGCCTAGACCGGCTTGAGGAAGAGCTCGACCGCGAGGAAGACCGTGCCTACCAGGCCGGGCGCGCGTTCGACCGCGACACCCGCTCTGCCCAGCTGTTCGGTTTCCAGGAAGTGCCCTTCGACGATTCCGGCCGCTTCATCCTGCCCGACTTCATGGTCGAGCTTGGCGGGCTGGACGACCAGCTGTTCTTCCAGGGCGGCGGCGCCTTCTTCACCATCTGGAACCCCGAAAAACTGTTCGCCATGGGCAGTGAATGGGATGCCGCCAAGGCCGCCTGCCGGGCGATGATGGCCGATGCCGCCAAGCCCGCGAAGGGGAGGGGCCGCAAGTGA
- a CDS encoding DUF4350 domain-containing protein, whose translation MRNRSINRPAIRRAGIGAALLALALALGGCKGPDTQTVPNETAQPELGLLTTLPILWAEGDVGTLLSGENGGSWVREQLDARFRPVPLDRLTQLDDQRYLLLAQPRALAGDENVALDDWVRGGGHLLLLADPMLTAHSDYGLGDARAPQPVALVSPILARWGLELVFDPAQSPDEQVSGGPLALPTRLAGSLGLTGEGHESRCELSENALVAQCEVGEGRVTVVADAALVEDADHPSESAADALDRLLDAAFGSPSA comes from the coding sequence ATGCGGAATCGATCGATCAATAGGCCGGCGATCCGGCGGGCGGGCATCGGCGCGGCGCTGCTGGCGCTGGCGTTGGCGTTGGGGGGCTGCAAGGGCCCGGACACCCAGACCGTGCCCAACGAAACCGCGCAGCCAGAGCTTGGCCTGCTGACCACCCTGCCGATCCTGTGGGCCGAGGGCGATGTCGGAACGCTGCTGTCCGGGGAAAACGGGGGAAGCTGGGTGAGAGAACAGCTCGATGCCCGTTTCAGGCCCGTTCCGCTGGACCGGCTGACCCAGCTTGACGACCAGCGCTATTTGCTTCTGGCGCAGCCGCGCGCCCTGGCGGGGGATGAGAATGTCGCGCTGGACGACTGGGTTCGGGGCGGGGGCCACTTGCTGCTGCTCGCCGATCCGATGCTGACCGCGCATAGCGATTACGGCCTGGGCGATGCGCGCGCGCCGCAGCCGGTGGCGCTGGTGTCGCCGATCCTGGCGCGCTGGGGCCTGGAACTCGTCTTCGATCCCGCGCAATCCCCGGATGAGCAGGTTTCGGGCGGTCCGCTCGCGCTTCCGACCCGCTTGGCGGGCAGCCTGGGTTTGACGGGCGAGGGGCATGAAAGCCGCTGCGAACTCAGCGAAAATGCGCTTGTCGCGCAGTGCGAGGTGGGCGAGGGGCGCGTCACGGTGGTGGCCGATGCCGCGCTGGTCGAGGACGCCGACCATCCCAGCGAGTCGGCTGCCGATGCGCTCGACCGGCTGCTGGATGCAGCCTTTGGAAGCCCGTCCGCCTAA